CGCGCGCTCGTCGTCGAGCCGCTCGCGGCCGAGACGGACGCGCTCGACCGCTGCCGCGCGCAGGCCGCACGGGCGGCGGCCCGCTGAGGGGCGACCACCCACGGGACGGACGTCGCGCCTGCGGGGGTCGCCGGCGGGGGAGGATGCGACGGACGCGGCGACGCGCCCGCAGGAGGAGGAAGGACTCGCATGGCCAGGCTCGAGGTGCCGGTGCAGCTGCGCTGGTCGGACATGGACGCGTACGCGCACGTCAACAACGTGGAGATGCTGCGGCTGCTCGAGGAGGCGCGCATCGAGGTGTTCTGGCAGCACCCCGCGGGTCCCGACGGCGTGAGGCCCGAGACGCGCCCCACGGCCGTGCTGGACGCCGGCCCGGGTACGCGCGTGTCGACGTTCATCGCGCACCAGGAGATCCAGTACGTCAAGCCGCTCGGGTACCGGCGCTCGCCCGTGGTGGTCGAGCTGTGGATCGGGCACCTCGGCGGCGCGAGCCTCGACGTCTGCTACCAGGTGCGGGACCTGCCCGCGGCCGACCCGGCGTCGGTCGTGTACGCGCGCGCCGTCACGACGATCGTGCTGGTCGACTCGGAGACCGGTGCGCCCACGCGCATCGGTCCCGACGAGCGCGCGGCGTGGCAGCCGTACCTCGAGGAGCCCGTCGCGATCCGCCGCCGGGGCGGGCGATGAGCGCGTCGGACGCCGACGTCCCCGTGCCCGGCCAGGTGCTCGAGCACACCGGCGTCTTCCGGCTGCGCGTGCCCGCGGGCTGGGCCGCGAGCGGGCTGGAGGGCCACCGCTACCGGGTGCGCGGCGAGGACGTCACGCTCGACGTGTCGGTGCACCGCGGCGCGCAGCC
The sequence above is a segment of the Cellulomonas palmilytica genome. Coding sequences within it:
- a CDS encoding acyl-CoA thioesterase, with protein sequence MARLEVPVQLRWSDMDAYAHVNNVEMLRLLEEARIEVFWQHPAGPDGVRPETRPTAVLDAGPGTRVSTFIAHQEIQYVKPLGYRRSPVVVELWIGHLGGASLDVCYQVRDLPAADPASVVYARAVTTIVLVDSETGAPTRIGPDERAAWQPYLEEPVAIRRRGGR